A single window of Watersipora subatra chromosome 9, tzWatSuba1.1, whole genome shotgun sequence DNA harbors:
- the LOC137403889 gene encoding repetitive organellar protein-like isoform X4 has translation MLQLNMEYLLNEYVSLGKIEIRELKKAVETLHPAQLLKLLNRIIRSDSYTAIMVAAEVGHTEACHLLLSPIRKTADELLLMKEKNGRTALHIAAKKGYSEFVELLIDTVSDEKKYKFVAEKDVAGYAAIGEAALWGHSKCIEHILYNFSSLQRDYLLSIQNNALYTPLHCAAYNGETAALKVMLKSVSPLTVSSLLNIKNRDKRTPLEVAENRGKSVSSELLKRWPLESLVEALDDAKQQVKTLQGKNDEKIYKLMEKTEQQGRVLAEARQQIKILKKESDQKLSALQIESDQNLFVLQRESDQKLSALQRESDQKLSALQSESDQNILALWETTKEQERALDEARQQIKTLHKESDRKLSSLQKESDRKLSALQRESDQKILALQEKTKEQARVLDEARQQIKTLHQKSNWKLSSLQKESDQKLSALQRESDEKILALQEKSKEQGKALTEARQQVTILQEDSQKTLSLVQEDAREQRNWLLCRRS, from the exons atgttacagttaaataTGGAATATTTACTGAATGAGTATGTAAGTCTTGGAAAGATAGAGATCCGTGAACTGAAAAAAGCTGTAGAAACACTCCATCCAGCTCAGTTACTAAAGCTGCTGAATCGTATTATCAGGAGTGACTCATACACAGCTATTATGGTAGCTGCAGAAGTCGGACACACAGAAGCATGTCATCTGCTtctctcaccaatcagaaaAACAGCAGATGAGCTGCTCTTGATGAAGGAGAAGAATGGACGCACAGCACTACACATTGCTGCAAAGAAGGGATACAGCGAGTTTGTTGAGTTACTGATTGATACAGTAAGTGATGAGAAGAAGTACAAGTTTGTAGCTGAGAAGGATGTAGCTGGCTACGCAGCTATAGGAGAGGCTGCACTGTGGGGACATAGCAAGTGTATAGAGCATATTCTCTACAACTTCTCCTCACTGCAGAGAGACTACCTATTAAGTATACAGAATAATGCCCTTTACACTCCACTACATTGTGCAGCGTACAATGGAGAAACAGCTGCTTTGAAAGTCATGTTAAAATCTGTGTCTCCACTGACTGTCTCCTCACTGCTCAACATAAAGAATCGTGACAAACGCACTCCATTGGAGGTTGCTGAGAATAGGGGAAAGAGTGTCTCATCAGAGCTGTTAAAGAGATGGCCTCTGGAGTCTCTAGTAGAAG CATTGGATGACGCTAAACAACAGGTAAAAACACTTCAAGGAAAAAATGACGAAAAAATCTACAAGCTAATGGAAAAAACTGAGCAGCAGGGAAGAG TGTTGGCTGAGGCtagacaacaaataaaaatactgaAAAAAGAAAGTGATCAGAAGCTTTCCGCTCTGCAAATAGAAAGTGACCAAAATCTCTTTGTTCTACAGAGAGAAAGTGATCAGAAGCTCTCCGCTTTGCAGAGAGAAAGTGACCAAAAACTTTCTGCTCTACAGAGTGAAAGTGATCAGAACATCTTGGCTTTATGGGAAACAACTAAAGAGCAGGAAAGAG CATTGGATGAGGCTAGGCAACAGATAAAAACACTGCACAAGGAAAGTGATCGGAAGCTCTCTTCTTTGCAGAAAGAAAGTGACCGAAAACTTTCTGCTCTACAGAGAGAAAGTGATCAGAAAATATTGGCTTTACAAGAAAAAACTAAGGAGCAGGCAAGAG TGTTGGATGAGGCTAGACAACAGATAAAAACACTGCACCAGAAAAGCAATTGGAAGCTCTCCTCTTTACAGAAAGAAAGTGACCAAAAACTTTCTGCTCTACAGAGAGAAAGCGATGAAAAAATTTTGGCTTTACAAGAAAAATCTAAGGAGCAGGGAAAAG CATTGACTGAGGCTAGGCAGcaagtaacaatactacaggagGACAGTCAGAAGACGTTGTCATTAGTGCAGGAAGATGCTAGAGAGCAAAGA AATTGGCTGCTATGCAGGAGAAGCTAG
- the LOC137403889 gene encoding repetitive organellar protein-like isoform X3, translating to MLQLNMEYLLNEYVSLGKIEIRELKKAVETLHPAQLLKLLNRIIRSDSYTAIMVAAEVGHTEACHLLLSPIRKTADELLLMKEKNGRTALHIAAKKGYSEFVELLIDTVSDEKKYKFVAEKDVAGYAAIGEAALWGHSKCIEHILYNFSSLQRDYLLSIQNNALYTPLHCAAYNGETAALKVMLKSVSPLTVSSLLNIKNRDKRTPLEVAENRGKSVSSELLKRWPLESLVEALDDAKQQVKTLQGKNDEKIYKLMEKTEQQGRVLAEARQQIKILKKESDQKLSALQRESDQKLSALQSESDQNILALWETTKEQERALDEARQQIKTLHKESDRKLSSLQKESDRKLSALQRESDQKILALQEKTKEQARVLDEARQQIKTLHQKSNWKLSSLQKESDQKLSALQRESDEKILALQEKSKEQGKALTEARQQVTILQEDSQKTLSLVQEDAREQRAKLAAMQEKLEVRLEQFAAHLQTPSDTNLTGNQCHDPES from the exons atgttacagttaaataTGGAATATTTACTGAATGAGTATGTAAGTCTTGGAAAGATAGAGATCCGTGAACTGAAAAAAGCTGTAGAAACACTCCATCCAGCTCAGTTACTAAAGCTGCTGAATCGTATTATCAGGAGTGACTCATACACAGCTATTATGGTAGCTGCAGAAGTCGGACACACAGAAGCATGTCATCTGCTtctctcaccaatcagaaaAACAGCAGATGAGCTGCTCTTGATGAAGGAGAAGAATGGACGCACAGCACTACACATTGCTGCAAAGAAGGGATACAGCGAGTTTGTTGAGTTACTGATTGATACAGTAAGTGATGAGAAGAAGTACAAGTTTGTAGCTGAGAAGGATGTAGCTGGCTACGCAGCTATAGGAGAGGCTGCACTGTGGGGACATAGCAAGTGTATAGAGCATATTCTCTACAACTTCTCCTCACTGCAGAGAGACTACCTATTAAGTATACAGAATAATGCCCTTTACACTCCACTACATTGTGCAGCGTACAATGGAGAAACAGCTGCTTTGAAAGTCATGTTAAAATCTGTGTCTCCACTGACTGTCTCCTCACTGCTCAACATAAAGAATCGTGACAAACGCACTCCATTGGAGGTTGCTGAGAATAGGGGAAAGAGTGTCTCATCAGAGCTGTTAAAGAGATGGCCTCTGGAGTCTCTAGTAGAAG CATTGGATGACGCTAAACAACAGGTAAAAACACTTCAAGGAAAAAATGACGAAAAAATCTACAAGCTAATGGAAAAAACTGAGCAGCAGGGAAGAG TGTTGGCTGAGGCtagacaacaaataaaaatactgaAAAAAGAAAGTGATCAGAAGCT CTCCGCTTTGCAGAGAGAAAGTGACCAAAAACTTTCTGCTCTACAGAGTGAAAGTGATCAGAACATCTTGGCTTTATGGGAAACAACTAAAGAGCAGGAAAGAG CATTGGATGAGGCTAGGCAACAGATAAAAACACTGCACAAGGAAAGTGATCGGAAGCTCTCTTCTTTGCAGAAAGAAAGTGACCGAAAACTTTCTGCTCTACAGAGAGAAAGTGATCAGAAAATATTGGCTTTACAAGAAAAAACTAAGGAGCAGGCAAGAG TGTTGGATGAGGCTAGACAACAGATAAAAACACTGCACCAGAAAAGCAATTGGAAGCTCTCCTCTTTACAGAAAGAAAGTGACCAAAAACTTTCTGCTCTACAGAGAGAAAGCGATGAAAAAATTTTGGCTTTACAAGAAAAATCTAAGGAGCAGGGAAAAG CATTGACTGAGGCTAGGCAGcaagtaacaatactacaggagGACAGTCAGAAGACGTTGTCATTAGTGCAGGAAGATGCTAGAGAGCAAAGAGcaa AATTGGCTGCTATGCAGGAGAAGCTAGAAGTGAGGCTGGAACAATTTGCTGCACACCTACAGACTCCAAGTGATACCAATTTGACAGGTAATCAATGTCACGACCCAGAAAGCTAA
- the LOC137403889 gene encoding repetitive organellar protein-like isoform X2 — MEYLLNEYVSLGKIEIRELKKAVETLHPAQLLKLLNRIIRSDSYTAIMVAAEVGHTEACHLLLSPIRKTADELLLMKEKNGRTALHIAAKKGYSEFVELLIDTVSDEKKYKFVAEKDVAGYAAIGEAALWGHSKCIEHILYNFSSLQRDYLLSIQNNALYTPLHCAAYNGETAALKVMLKSVSPLTVSSLLNIKNRDKRTPLEVAENRGKSVSSELLKRWPLESLVEALDDAKQQVKTLQGKNDEKIYKLMEKTEQQGRVLAEARQQIKILKKESDQKLSALQIESDQNLFVLQRESDQKLSALQRESDQKLSALQSESDQNILALWETTKEQERALDEARQQIKTLHKESDRKLSSLQKESDRKLSALQRESDQKILALQEKTKEQARVLDEARQQIKTLHQKSNWKLSSLQKESDQKLSALQRESDEKILALQEKSKEQGKALTEARQQVTILQEDSQKTLSLVQEDAREQRAKLAAMQEKLEVRLEQFAAHLQTPSDTNLTGNQCHDPES; from the exons aTGGAATATTTACTGAATGAGTATGTAAGTCTTGGAAAGATAGAGATCCGTGAACTGAAAAAAGCTGTAGAAACACTCCATCCAGCTCAGTTACTAAAGCTGCTGAATCGTATTATCAGGAGTGACTCATACACAGCTATTATGGTAGCTGCAGAAGTCGGACACACAGAAGCATGTCATCTGCTtctctcaccaatcagaaaAACAGCAGATGAGCTGCTCTTGATGAAGGAGAAGAATGGACGCACAGCACTACACATTGCTGCAAAGAAGGGATACAGCGAGTTTGTTGAGTTACTGATTGATACAGTAAGTGATGAGAAGAAGTACAAGTTTGTAGCTGAGAAGGATGTAGCTGGCTACGCAGCTATAGGAGAGGCTGCACTGTGGGGACATAGCAAGTGTATAGAGCATATTCTCTACAACTTCTCCTCACTGCAGAGAGACTACCTATTAAGTATACAGAATAATGCCCTTTACACTCCACTACATTGTGCAGCGTACAATGGAGAAACAGCTGCTTTGAAAGTCATGTTAAAATCTGTGTCTCCACTGACTGTCTCCTCACTGCTCAACATAAAGAATCGTGACAAACGCACTCCATTGGAGGTTGCTGAGAATAGGGGAAAGAGTGTCTCATCAGAGCTGTTAAAGAGATGGCCTCTGGAGTCTCTAGTAGAAG CATTGGATGACGCTAAACAACAGGTAAAAACACTTCAAGGAAAAAATGACGAAAAAATCTACAAGCTAATGGAAAAAACTGAGCAGCAGGGAAGAG TGTTGGCTGAGGCtagacaacaaataaaaatactgaAAAAAGAAAGTGATCAGAAGCTTTCCGCTCTGCAAATAGAAAGTGACCAAAATCTCTTTGTTCTACAGAGAGAAAGTGATCAGAAGCTCTCCGCTTTGCAGAGAGAAAGTGACCAAAAACTTTCTGCTCTACAGAGTGAAAGTGATCAGAACATCTTGGCTTTATGGGAAACAACTAAAGAGCAGGAAAGAG CATTGGATGAGGCTAGGCAACAGATAAAAACACTGCACAAGGAAAGTGATCGGAAGCTCTCTTCTTTGCAGAAAGAAAGTGACCGAAAACTTTCTGCTCTACAGAGAGAAAGTGATCAGAAAATATTGGCTTTACAAGAAAAAACTAAGGAGCAGGCAAGAG TGTTGGATGAGGCTAGACAACAGATAAAAACACTGCACCAGAAAAGCAATTGGAAGCTCTCCTCTTTACAGAAAGAAAGTGACCAAAAACTTTCTGCTCTACAGAGAGAAAGCGATGAAAAAATTTTGGCTTTACAAGAAAAATCTAAGGAGCAGGGAAAAG CATTGACTGAGGCTAGGCAGcaagtaacaatactacaggagGACAGTCAGAAGACGTTGTCATTAGTGCAGGAAGATGCTAGAGAGCAAAGAGcaa AATTGGCTGCTATGCAGGAGAAGCTAGAAGTGAGGCTGGAACAATTTGCTGCACACCTACAGACTCCAAGTGATACCAATTTGACAGGTAATCAATGTCACGACCCAGAAAGCTAA
- the LOC137403889 gene encoding repetitive organellar protein-like isoform X1, protein MLQLNMEYLLNEYVSLGKIEIRELKKAVETLHPAQLLKLLNRIIRSDSYTAIMVAAEVGHTEACHLLLSPIRKTADELLLMKEKNGRTALHIAAKKGYSEFVELLIDTVSDEKKYKFVAEKDVAGYAAIGEAALWGHSKCIEHILYNFSSLQRDYLLSIQNNALYTPLHCAAYNGETAALKVMLKSVSPLTVSSLLNIKNRDKRTPLEVAENRGKSVSSELLKRWPLESLVEALDDAKQQVKTLQGKNDEKIYKLMEKTEQQGRVLAEARQQIKILKKESDQKLSALQIESDQNLFVLQRESDQKLSALQRESDQKLSALQSESDQNILALWETTKEQERALDEARQQIKTLHKESDRKLSSLQKESDRKLSALQRESDQKILALQEKTKEQARVLDEARQQIKTLHQKSNWKLSSLQKESDQKLSALQRESDEKILALQEKSKEQGKALTEARQQVTILQEDSQKTLSLVQEDAREQRAKLAAMQEKLEVRLEQFAAHLQTPSDTNLTGNQCHDPES, encoded by the exons atgttacagttaaataTGGAATATTTACTGAATGAGTATGTAAGTCTTGGAAAGATAGAGATCCGTGAACTGAAAAAAGCTGTAGAAACACTCCATCCAGCTCAGTTACTAAAGCTGCTGAATCGTATTATCAGGAGTGACTCATACACAGCTATTATGGTAGCTGCAGAAGTCGGACACACAGAAGCATGTCATCTGCTtctctcaccaatcagaaaAACAGCAGATGAGCTGCTCTTGATGAAGGAGAAGAATGGACGCACAGCACTACACATTGCTGCAAAGAAGGGATACAGCGAGTTTGTTGAGTTACTGATTGATACAGTAAGTGATGAGAAGAAGTACAAGTTTGTAGCTGAGAAGGATGTAGCTGGCTACGCAGCTATAGGAGAGGCTGCACTGTGGGGACATAGCAAGTGTATAGAGCATATTCTCTACAACTTCTCCTCACTGCAGAGAGACTACCTATTAAGTATACAGAATAATGCCCTTTACACTCCACTACATTGTGCAGCGTACAATGGAGAAACAGCTGCTTTGAAAGTCATGTTAAAATCTGTGTCTCCACTGACTGTCTCCTCACTGCTCAACATAAAGAATCGTGACAAACGCACTCCATTGGAGGTTGCTGAGAATAGGGGAAAGAGTGTCTCATCAGAGCTGTTAAAGAGATGGCCTCTGGAGTCTCTAGTAGAAG CATTGGATGACGCTAAACAACAGGTAAAAACACTTCAAGGAAAAAATGACGAAAAAATCTACAAGCTAATGGAAAAAACTGAGCAGCAGGGAAGAG TGTTGGCTGAGGCtagacaacaaataaaaatactgaAAAAAGAAAGTGATCAGAAGCTTTCCGCTCTGCAAATAGAAAGTGACCAAAATCTCTTTGTTCTACAGAGAGAAAGTGATCAGAAGCTCTCCGCTTTGCAGAGAGAAAGTGACCAAAAACTTTCTGCTCTACAGAGTGAAAGTGATCAGAACATCTTGGCTTTATGGGAAACAACTAAAGAGCAGGAAAGAG CATTGGATGAGGCTAGGCAACAGATAAAAACACTGCACAAGGAAAGTGATCGGAAGCTCTCTTCTTTGCAGAAAGAAAGTGACCGAAAACTTTCTGCTCTACAGAGAGAAAGTGATCAGAAAATATTGGCTTTACAAGAAAAAACTAAGGAGCAGGCAAGAG TGTTGGATGAGGCTAGACAACAGATAAAAACACTGCACCAGAAAAGCAATTGGAAGCTCTCCTCTTTACAGAAAGAAAGTGACCAAAAACTTTCTGCTCTACAGAGAGAAAGCGATGAAAAAATTTTGGCTTTACAAGAAAAATCTAAGGAGCAGGGAAAAG CATTGACTGAGGCTAGGCAGcaagtaacaatactacaggagGACAGTCAGAAGACGTTGTCATTAGTGCAGGAAGATGCTAGAGAGCAAAGAGcaa AATTGGCTGCTATGCAGGAGAAGCTAGAAGTGAGGCTGGAACAATTTGCTGCACACCTACAGACTCCAAGTGATACCAATTTGACAGGTAATCAATGTCACGACCCAGAAAGCTAA